GTCCGGAAAGATATGAAATACGAGGCAATTGTCCGCGAAACGGTGGCAAGAACCCTGGAGGAACTTGGCCATTTGAGCGAGGAACCGTCCCTGCGCGACAAGGCTGCCGTCATCAAGGGATTGATGAATGAATACCTGTCCCATTTCTCATCGGTCGTCCAAAACGAACAGTTACTGGGCCTGAATGAAAATGAAGGTCTGACCGGCGAATTGCGGTCAAGCATACACAAAGTCGAAAAACTGATTGCCGATCGGAATAACGATGCCCTGAGCGTAAGGATGCTGATGCTACGCCGCCTGGAAAAGGATTTCATGCTGCGCAGCGACATTAAGTACGTAGAGTCATTTCAAAAAGAAATGCTGCGCATGCGCAGGTCGACAGAAGATGCATTGGCTGATGATCCCCAAGCCATGCAGAGCATTAATGATCTTCTGTCAGCCTATGACCAATCGTTCACGGCCTATGTCAAAGGAACGGCGGTCATAAAGGAAACGCAGGAACAGTTCCATGAGATTATCAGAAAGACAGAACCCCTTATCGAGGAGCTTGCCTCAACGACGCACCAACTCATTACGGATGAAAAAAAATCCATCCGCCAGCTCACCATTATCGGAGTGCTGATCTTTTCGACCCTGACACTGGGAGTCATCGCCCTGGTGATGCGATCCATCACGGCCCCCTTGAACCATCTGGCCGCCCAGAGCCTTAAAGTCGCCCAAGGGGACTACACGGTCATCATCTCCTACAAGGTCGAGGATCCCATCGGGCATCTGGCGGACTCCATGAACATCATGATCGAACGCACCAAGGCCATGCTCGCCGAAATAACCGCCGCTACCCAGACTTTGGCCGCGTCCTCTTCCGAACTCTCCACCATCTCCGGGCAGATGACGGCAGGCGCCAGCCAGACCGCAGCCATGGCCTCCACCGTCAACACCTCCGCCGAAGAGGTCAGCGAAAGCATGAACTCGGTTTCCGCAGCCATGGAGCAGGCCACCAACAACATGGGCACGGTGGCTGCGGCCGCTGAGGAAATGTCCGCCACCATCCAGGAAATTGCCCAGAACTCCGAACGCGCCAGAGCCACAACATCCAGCGCAGTCGACAAGGCCCGAGAAACCTCTGGCAAAGTCAACGAACTGGGCCTTGCGGCCAAGGAAATTTCCACCGTCACCGCAACTATCGCGGCCATTTCATCCCAGACCAACCTGCTGGCTTTGAACGCCACCATCGAGGCGGCCAGGGCCGGAGAATCAGGACGAGGATTCGCGGTGGTCGCCAACGAGATCAAGGAACTCGCTCAGCAGACAGCCCGCGCCACAGAGGACATCCGCGAAAAAATCACGGACGTTCAAGACGTAACCGCCCGAACCGTGCTTGAGATCACGGACATAACAGGACTCATCCACGAAATGAACGACATTATCGGCACCATCGCCACTGCCGTTGAGGAGCAGTCCGTAACCACCCGCGACATCGCCGAAAATGTGGGCCAGGCCTCCATGGGCATCACGGAAATCAACGAAAGCATCGCTTCCAGCTCGGCCATGACCAAGTCCATCAGCTCCGACATCTCACAAGTTCGCATGGCTTCCGACGAGATGAGCATCAGTAGCCACACCGTGCAAGAAAGCTCCACGGAGTTATCGCAGCTAGCGGAGCGTCTGGCGGATTTGGTTTCACGGTTCAAAATATAATCAGTCGCAGTAACAACAAGAAAACAGCACAATTTAAGGAGTATCCCCATGCAATGGTTCATCAACATGCGCATCATGAACAAGCTTTTGCTTTCATTTAGCATCATTTTGTTCATCATGGCTGGCCTGGGCTGGTTTGCGAGCACCCAGATGTCCCTCGTCAATGACAAATCAACTGAAATCAGCGCTAACTGGCTCCCTAGCGTCCAGGCTTGCGGAGAGCTTAATTCACTAATCCTTGAGGTTCGCAACACGGAATATGGACATGCCATTTCCGAGAGCGAAGAAGATATGGCTCAATACGAAAAGCGTATCGAGCAATACCAGGCTGAAATCCAAAATGTCAGGATCGCGTATGAAAAACTTCCCAGCCTGGAAGAAGAGAGTCGCCTGTACCAAGAATACAAAAATCATTGGGATCTCTATATAAAAGAAAATGGAGCGATAATAGAGCTGTCCCGAGCCAACAAGACTCAAGAAGCAGTCGAAAAAATGCGAGGGACATCACGTGCAGAATACTACGCAGCCAAGGAAGCTCTGGATAAAATCATTCAACTCCAAAAAAACGCATCCGATGCCGCCAGCGCCGAGGGCGACACGATATACGCTCACGCCCGCACATCCATCATCGTCGCCAATATCGTCGCCATCCTAATAGGCCTCCTGGTGGCGTATCTCGTAGCCAGGGTCATCACTCGCCAATTGGGCACCGAACCCGGCGTCATCGCGTCCGTCGCGGAGCGGATCTCAAGTGGAGACCTGACGATTTCCTTCAATGACACCACTCACCATATCGGCGTCTATGCCGACATCAAGCGGATGTGCGAACGTCTTCGCGAAATCGTGGCCGAGGTCCAGGGCGCGTCTGAAAACGTAGCCTCGGGTTCCGAAGAAATGAGCGCCACGGCCGAGCAGCTTTCCCAAGGTTCGACAGAACAGGCCTCGTCCGTCGAGGAAGTATCCTCCAGCATGGAGCAGATGGCCTCCAATATCCGGCAAAACGCCGACAACGCCGGACAAACTGAAAAGATCGCCCTCAAGGCGGCCCAAGACGCCGACGCAAGCGGCAAGGCAGTCGTCCAGGCTGTGGACGCCATGAAGAACATCGCCGAAAAAATCTCCATCGTCGAAGAGATCGCCCGCCAGACCAACCTGCTGGCATTGAACGCCGCCATCGAAGCCGCGCGCGCCGGTGAACACGGCAAAGGCTTCGCGGTGGTCGCGGCCGAAGTCAGAAAGCTGGCCGAACGTAGCGGCACCGCAGCGGCCGAGATCAGCGAGCTGTCTTCCTCCACGGTGAGCGTGGCCGATCAGGCCGGGCAGATGCTGGTCAAACTGGTCCCGGATATCCAGCGCACGGCCGAACTGGTGCAGGAGATCTCCGCCGCATCGAACGAACAGAATGCGGGCGCGGAACAGATCAACAAGGCCTTGCAGCAGCTTGACCAGGTCATTCAGCAGAACGCTTCGGCCTCCGAAGAAATGGCCTCCACCTCCGAGGAACTGTCCAGCCAGGCCGAACAACTGCAGAGCACCATCAGCTTCTTCCGTCTCGGCGTCGATACGGGCAAAGTCGTCCGCCAAGCCACTCGCCAGACCCGGCCGCAGCCATCCCGCAAAGCCCCAAAGGCGCTGGTTTCCAAAGCCCCGGCCAGCGGCCTGGCCCTGGACATGGGACGCGACGATGAAGACGACGAATTCGAACGCTTCTAACCAGAGGACGAGATAAGCAATGAACGACAACGCTATCCTGCAATATCTGACCTTCGCCCTTGGTGATGAGGTTTTCGCCCTCGAAACCGGGTTCGTGCGCGAGGTCATCGAACTCGTGCCCGTAACCCGCATCCCCAAGACCCCGCCATTCCTGCGCGGCGTCATCAATCTGCGCGGCCACGCCGTGCCCGTAGTCGACCTGCGCATCAAGTTTGGCATGCCCTCGACCCAGGACACGGTGAGCACCTGCATCATCATCGTGGATGTGGAGATCGAAGGCGAAGAGTGCCACATGGGCGCCATCGTCGACTCCGTGCTTGAAGTCTTCGAGATGGCAAGCGACCAGATCACGCCGCCGCCGCGCATGGGCACGGCCATCCGCTCGGACTTCATCCGAGGCATGGGCAAGCAAAACGAGGAATTCATCATGATCCTCGACATCGGCAAGGTGTTCTCGTCCGAGGAGCTTTGCTTGCTGGAAACCATCAAGACCGACGAAGCGGAATAACAATGGGGGGCGCCCTCGCGGCGCCCCCATTCCGCGCCATTGCACACCGCCCAAATGGCCGCAGCCGCTGTCATGCCGGTCCGGCTGGATGGGAAGAGCATGCGCACGTCAGGAGACATCCAATGTTTACATGTACTGTCGAGGGTGTTCCGGGGCATCCGGTCGCCAAGCTGTCCGGCAGCCTGATCCTGGAACATTCCAAAAAAATTCATTCCGAACTGCTGACCATCCTGTCCCAGACCGACATTTTGACCATCGATCTGGGCGAGTCGGACAAATCGGATCTGTCCTTTATCCAGATACTGTACGCCCTGCTCAAGGACCGGGACAAGAAAATCCGTTTCGCGATCCTGCCAAACCACCTGCGTGACAACGCGGCACGCCTTGGCGCGGGCAACTTCATGGCCGAATTCTCGAAGCGAATGGAGAACAACGCATGAGCAAAACCATAATGACGGTCGACGATTCGGCCAGCGTCCGCCAGATGGTCAGCCTGACCCTGAAGGACGCCGGCTATACCGTCATCGAGGCCCGCGACGGCAGGGACGCGCTGGCCAAGCTGTCCGGACCGGTGGGCATGATCGTGACCGATCTGAACATGCCCGGCATGGGCGGCATCGAACTGATCCGCGCCGTGCGCGCCATGCCCCAATACAGGTTTACGCCCATCGTCATGCTGACCACCGAATCGCAGGCCTCCGCCAAAGAGGAAGGAAAAGCTGCCGGGGCCACGGGCTGGATCGTCAAACCCTTCAAGCCCGATCAGCTTTTGGCAGTGGCCAAGAAACTGTTGCGATAACCCCCAGAACCGGAGCCGGAAATGTTCAGAGAAGAAATGCACCGCCAGGCGTTCAAGGAAGAAGCCTTGGAGCTGTTGGGCGAATTGGAAATCTCGCTATTGGAGCTGGAGGCGGACCCGGCCAACGACGATGTCATCAACCGGGTCTTCCGCGCCATGCACACCATCAAGGGGTCCGGCGCCATGTTCGGCTTCGAGGACATCGCCTCCTTCACCCACGAGGTGGAGACGATCTTCGATCTGGCCCGCACGGGCCGGATTGCCGTGACCAGAGAACTGCTGAGCCTGACGCTTTTGGCCAGGGACCACATCCTGGCGATGGTCGAAGGAACCGACTCGGACACGCGGGCCGAAGAGGTCATCAAGGGGCTTAAGGCGCTCAACCCAAAATCCGTGTCTCCCGAGACCACGCCCACGCGCGAACCGCTCACGTGCGCCCTGAATCCGGACCTGTGCACCTGGCGCATCCGCTTCGCTCCGCCCAAGAACGTGTTCATGAGCGGGACCAATCCGGCCTCTTTGCTGGAAGAGCTGTGCGAGATGGGCGAGCATCACGTCATCATGCACGTCAAAGACATCCCGAGCCTGCCCCGGCTCAACCCTGAGAAATGCCTGGTGTGGTGGGATGTCATCCTGACCACGTCCAAAAGCGAGGACGAGATTCGCGACGTTTTCATCTTCGTGGAGGAGGACAGCGATCTGACCATCCAGATGGTCGGCAGCTGCCAGAACATCGACGACGAGTCCTACAAGCTCATCGGCCAGATCCTGGTCGAGAAGAACGACATCACCAAGGACGCTCTCGAACGCATCCTGCTCGAACGCAAGCCCATCGGGCAGCTCCTGTCCGAGGCGGGCCTGGTCAGCGCCAGCCAGGTCGAGGCGGCTCTGGCCGAGCAGCAGGAGGTCAAGCGCCTCAAACAATCGGCCGGCGCCGAGCCGCAGACGTCGAGTATCCGCGTTCCGGCCCAGAAGCTCGACTATCTGGTCGATCTGGTCGGGGAGCTGGTCACGGCCCAGGCCCGGCTGACCCAGTTCGCCAGCGAACAAAGCGACGCGCGGCTGCACGGCATCTCAGAAGAAATCGAGCGCCTTTCGGACGAACTGCGCGACAACACCCTGGGCATCCGCATGCTGCCCATCGGCACCACCTTCACCCGCTTCAAGCGGCTGGTGCGCGACCTGTCCCAGGAACTGGGCAAGCGCATCGCGCTTGAAACCCGCGGCGAGGACACGGAACTGGACAAGACCGTCATCGAGCGCCTGAACGACCCCCTGGTCCACCTGCTCCGGAACAGCATCGACCACGGCATTGAAAGCCCCGAGGAGCGCTTGGCCAAAGGCAAGAAGCCCGAGGGACGGATACAGCTTTCGGCCGAGCATTTTGGCGGCGAGGTGCTCATCCGCATCATCGACGACGGCGCGGGCATCGACCCCGAACGCATCCGGGCCAAGGCCGTGGAAAAAGGCATCATCGCATCGGACGCGCTGATTTCCGATAAAGACGCGCTCATGCTCATCTTCGCGCCGGGATTCTCCACAGCTGAAAAGGTCACCAGCGTGTCGGGGCGAGGCGTGGGCATGGACGTGGTCAAGCGCAACATCGACGCCCTGCGCGGCCGCGTTTCGCTGGAGAGCGCGCCCGGACAGGGTACCACCATTTCCGTGCGCATCCCCCTGACCCTGGCCATCATTGACGGATTGCAAATCCAGGTCGAGGACAGCTATTTCATCATGCCCCTGTCCGCGGTGGAGGAATGCGTGGAACTGATCCGCAAGGACAGCGGACGCGCCGATCTCATCAACCTGCGCGGCCAGATGGTGCCCTATGTCAGCCTGCGCGCCGGATTCGACATCCCGGGCCAGGCACCGGAGATCGAGCAGGTCGTGGTCTGCAACTCCCAGGGGCGGCGCGTGGGCATTGTCGTAGACCGGGTCATCGGCGAACACCAGACCGTCATCAAGAGCCTGGGCAAAGTCTACCAGGATGTGCGCGGCATTTCCGGCGCGACCATCAAAGGCGACGGCAGCATGGCGCTCATCCTCGACATAGCCGCCCTTGTGTCCTGAAGCTGCGCCAAGGAAGCGCTCTAAAAGTATCCGCTCACGCGTCCGGGCTCAACGGCAGCGACACGATGAACTTGCTTCCCCGGCCCTCGCGCGACGTCGCGGTAAGATGCCCGTGATGATTGTTGGTGATGATGAAGTAGGACACCGAAAGCCCAAGACCAGTCCCTTCCCCGACCTTCTTGGTGGTGAAGAACGGTTCGAATATGCGGGAGAGGTCCTTTCTGGGAATGCCCGGCCCGTTGTCCTCCACCTCGATCACCGCCCAGTCCCGCATCTTTCTTGTGCGCAGGGTCAGCGTCGGGTTCTCCGTTCCGGCCCGGACCATGGCCTGGGCGGCATTGCGCACAAGGTTCAAGAGCACCTGTTCGATTTCCGTGCCGACGCAGGGCACCAGCGGCAAATCGGGATCATACTCCAGGATAATATTCAACCTTCTGAAATCATAATGCTTCTTTAAATCAAAATCCTTGCCCGCCAACTCAAGGGCCTTGGACGCGATCGCGTTCACATCATTGGAGGAAAACGTCCGTTCGCTGCGCCGGCTAAAGGACAGCATGTTGGCCACTATCGCTGCGGCGCGCTCGCCCGCGTCGCGAACCCCCTGAAGGTAGCGAATAATATTCCGTTCTTCGAGAAACATGGCCAAGCTGTGCAAGTCCAACCCGTACCGCCGGGCAGCTTCGATGTTGGGCTCCAAGGACGGGTCGAGCCTGCGCACGATATTCTGCACGCCCTGCACAATGATGCCCAGGGGATTATTGATCTCGTGCGCCATCCCCGCCGCCAATCCGCCCAGAGACTGCATCTTCTCCGTCTGGATCATGAGCTGCTGCATGCGCTTCATCTCTCGCAGATCGCGAAGCACGGCAAAAACACCTGCCTTTCCATTGATGTCAATGAGCTGACATGAGAGCAGGCAAAGAATCTCTTCGCCGTCTTTACGGTAGGCAGCGAACTCAAAATCCCTGATTATCCGGTGTTCATTCATCAACGCATACAAACGATCTCTCAAGTCAGGAGACTGATAGACCCCGAGTTCAAGAGACGTCTTGCCCAGTACCTCCTCGCGGGAAAATCCGAAAAGAGCGACAAAGGCATCGTTGACGTCCTGAATGCGCTGCGTTTCCATCTCAAAAAGCACGATGGCATCCGGGGACAGGCGAAATATGCTCGCGAACTTTTCCTCGGACTGCCGTAACATGTCCTCGGCGGCCTTGCGGGTGGTGATGTCTTCGATGGTGCCGTCGAGATAGGCGGGACGGCCGGAATCGTCGAATTGCAGGGACGCGTTGATCACGGCGTAGAAAGGCGAGCCGTCCTTGCGCTTGAATTCGATATCCCTACGGATGCCTTCCGGCGAAAGGAGCAACGATTCAAGCATTTCCCGACGGGCCCCGGAATCCGGATAAATGTCCGTTTCCAGATTATTCACCGAGGCCAGAAGATCGTCCCGATCGCTGTATCCCAACATGCGGGCGAGGGTGGGGTTGGCCTCCAGAAAGCGCCCGGCGTAGCTGGTGCGGAAAATCCCTATGGGCGCGTTATTGAAAATGGCCCGGTACTTCTCCTCGCTTTGCAGCAAAGCCCTTTCCGTACGCTTTGCCTCGGATACATCCTGAATGATTCCGAGCACCCGCCGCGGCGCATCCTGCGTCCTGGCGAACATTTGCCCATATTCAAAAACATCGGCGTAGGTTCCGTCTTTGCGCCGCAGACGATACTCGATGACATACCTTTTCCGTTGCGACAACGCCTCTTCGAAAAGAGCTGTCGCCCTGTCCGCATCCTCCGGGTGAAGCAGCTCCGTCCAGACGCTCAAGCCCCCTTTCATCTTCTCCGGATCATAACCCAACACATCAAGCATGCTCCCGCTCCAGGAAAGCACGTCGTGATCCACATCGTATTCATAAAAAGTCAGTTTGGCCGCCGCCGTGGTCAGATCGAATTTTTGTTGCCAGCGCTTATTGTTCTCTTCCGCCTTTTTGAGGGAGGTGATATCCACGGCAGTGGACAAAATTCCCGTCTGCCCCCCAAAGGGAACCAGCGTCGCGGAAAACAATACGTACCCCATGCTTCCGTCAGGCCTGACAACCCTGACTTCGGTGTTGCCAAGACGACCGTCCCGTTCAAGCATCTCGACAAAACGCCGGGCTTCGTACTCACCCGGCAAGACTATATCCTGTACGGAAAGGCGCAGGGCCTCTTCACGGGAGAGCCCCCGCCGCGACAAAAAAGCCTTGTTAACCTCCAAATACGTGCCGTCCCTGCGACTGAACGTAATGGAATACGGGGAATGGTCGAAAACGGCTTGAAACTTCTCCTCGAATTCATGTTTTTCGCGGGACAAAGCCTCGATTTCCTCACGGGCAAACCGCAATTCACGAATTCGCGTTTTCAAGGCATCCCTGGTTGACCGCAGACGGGCGCGGACAATCAAAAACGCGGTCACGCAAAATAGCACCAACATGACAAGGAAAACAGGGAGAACGGCGTCAAAAAGCAGGGCAGGCGGGGAAACCGCGTTCATCGCGTACAAGGGCGTATCCTCCAATCTCAAAACACATTTGAAGGATCAGACAAAAACCGTATCGGCACGAATAACACGATTCGTGTCGGCACGCCGACAAAGAGAATTTCATGTTTTGAGATGGTTACGCATACACGATGATGCGAACGAAGAAAATGACGAAATAGCGACTGGCGATGTTCTTCGGCAAGGCAAAAAGGAAACCCGAGGCCGTCAGTCCCGAAATCGCGCCGCGCTTTCGCCCATGCGCGAGAGGATTTTCTGCACGGCCACGCGGGACAGGCCTGAGACGCGGGCGGCTTCGGACACGTTGCCCTTGGTCTGGGCCAGGAGTTCATTTACGTAGGATTGGGTGAACACCGCCACGGCCTCGGCCTTGGCAACCTTGTACAGCCCGAGCGCAGTTCCGCCGCCATTCATGTCCACTTCCGTGGGCACGGGCAGGCATCCGCCCTGCTGCACCATGCGCAGCAGATTCATGTCCACCCGCTCCGTGGTGGCAAAGACGGTCAGCCGGCGCACGAAATTCTGCAGCTCGCGCACGTTGCCGGGCCAGGGATGGGCGGCCATCCAGTGCATGACCTCCGGGTCGACCTCTTTTTCGGCCAGCCCCATTTCGCGGCAGGCCGCCCGGAAGAAATGCCCGGCCAGCAGCGGGATGTCCTCGGCCCTTTCGCGCAGGGGCGGCAGGGTGATGGTCAGTACATTCAGACGATAGTACAGGTCTTCGCGAAAGGTCTTGGCCTGCATGAGGGCTTCGAGGTCCTGGTTGGTGGACGCGACCACGCGCACATCCACCCGCGAAGACTTGCTCGAGCCCACCGGCCTGACCTCCCCATCCTGCATGACCCGCAGCAGCTTGGTCTGCACCGCCGGGGAAATATCACCGATTTCGTCCAGATGGATGGTACCCTTGTCGGCCGCCGCGAAGAGGCCCTTGTGGTCGCGGTCGGCGCCGGTGAAGGCGCCCTTGACGTGACCGAAAAGTTCGCTCTCCAGCAGGTTTTCGGGAATGGACGGACAGTTCACCGCCAGAAAGGGCCGGGAAGCGCGCACGCCGAGATGATGCACCATGCGGGCCACCAACTCCTTGCCGGTGCCCGATTCGCCCCGGACCAGCACCGTGTACTCCGACTGGGCCACGGCCGCGATGGTGCGCTTGAGTTGCCGCATGGCCGCGCCTTCGCCGACCAACTCCCCGCCGCATTCCTTGCTGGCCAGGATCTGACGCAGGCGATTGTTTTCTTCGAGCAGCCTGCTCCGCTCCAGCCCTTTCTCCACGACGCGAAAAAGCTGTTCCGGCTCGATGGGCTTGGTCAGAAAATCATAGGCCCCGGCCCGCAGGGCCTCCACCGCAGTCTCGATGGTTCCATAGGCCGTGAGCACGACCATGCTCAGGTCCGGCTGCAGGCCAAGCGCCTGAGACAGAAGCTGCAACCCTGTCATTTCAGGCATGCGCAAATCCGTGATCATGAGCTGCGCCGATTTCGCGGACAGGGCGAGGAGCGCTTCTTTTGCGCTGTGCACGGCCACCACGTCCAGATCGGAAAAATGTCCGCCGACAAGTCTGGCCAGACCACGCGCGAAATCCACCTCGTCGTCGACAATGACGACCCGGGCCCCCGTGACAGTGCGGGGTGAACCTATGACATCCATGCTCATTCTTTCCTCAGCTGCGTTGTATCCGACTCCGGATTGATCACGGACGGCAGGAGCACCACAAAACGCGCCCCGCCCAGGTCCGAATGCTCCACGCGGACCTCTCCGCCCACATCCCTGGCCATGCCGTAGACCACGGCCAGGCCCAATCCGGTACCGGCACCGATGGCCTTGGTCGAATAAAAGGGGTCGAAAATATGCGGCGCATCCGCCGCCGAGACGCCCGGCCCGTTATCTTCCACCACAATGGCCACCCTCCCGTCCATGGGCGCGACCCGCACCACAATCTCTCCATCCCCCTCGCCGACCGCGTCAAGGGCATTGATGACCAGGTTGCTCAGGACCTGCTCCAGTTCACCGATGCCCATGCGCACCAGCAAGGGCTTTGCTGGATGATCCACCGTCAGGCGCGCTCTCTTTTTGGCGGCCTGCACGGAAAACACTTCGGATACGGAAGCCGCCACGCTGCAGGCATCGGCCGTGCCGGACCCTGCGGCCTTGGGGCGGGCAAAATTGAGAAGTTCCTGCAGCACCCGCTGCGCCTGTCTGGTGTGACGCTCGATGATATTCAGGTCAGACGCCTGCTGCGGATCGGAGATCGTCTGGCGCAGCAGGCCTGCGTAGCAGAGGATGACCCCGAGCGGATTGTTGATCTCATGCGCCAGGCCCGCCGTGAGTTTGCCCACCGTGGCCATCTTCTCCGAATGCCAGACCTGGGAACGCATGCGTTTCTCCATGGTCGTCTCGCGCACGTAGACGACCACGCGGTCCGTCTGTCCGTCGGAACTGCGCACCGGGTACATGGACAGCGAAAAGGATCTGCCGGCGGGCAATTCGACTTCGCGCAGATCCGGGGTACCTCTGCGGATGGCTTCAACCATCGGACACGGCTGGGACTGCGGATCGAAAAAGATGGCCAGCATATTACCGTCCGTGCGTTCGCCTTCCGTCAATTCCGAGGTCAACTGACGGGCGGCCTGGTTCACGGTCAGCACGGCGCAGTTCGCATCCATGAGCGCCAGCGGATCGGTGATGCCTTCGACTATGGTCTCAAGCACGTTCATCTGCCGGAGCAGGCTGTCGATGGCCGTCAGATTTTCCGCCGCCGTGCCAAGCTGACGGCCGAGCGCCGTAAGCACCCGCTGGTCATGCCGTGCGGCCTCGGCCTCGGTGTCCCAGTAGAGGCAAAGAATGCCCTCGGCATTGCCGGTGCTGGACTCGACCGGCACGAAAATCCTGGCCCCCGATTGCAGGCAGGCACTACCGGTCAAGACCTCCACCATGTTCTCCGGCAGCTCCGGACTGGGCGACGATTCCGGCCAGACATAATAATTTCGGGTGACCATGGTGCAGACATAGGCGATACTACGCGCCCCGAAACGGGTGCAGATCTGGGGCAGAGCCAGGCTCCAGAGTTCGGAACGCGAGCCGCTGCGGCGCATGTCCTCCAGCAGGCGCACAAATAGATGCACGTCCGCCTGCCGGGCTTCGGCCTCGTGAGAGAGAGCCTCCGTGCGCTCATCAACCATCTTGCGCAAATTCTCCGCATAATCCTGCAGCTGCCGCCGGACCTCAAAGAGATGATTTCCCATCTGTTCCATGCCGTCGACCAGCTCCTCGATCTCGTCGCCCTGCTCCAGCCGGTGCAGGAGTTCAGAGCCTTCGGCATCGACCACGTTGCGCCTGAAAACACTGTTGAGCCGTTTTAGGTTATTAACCACCAAAACCCGAAACAGGAAGTTTGTCGCGGAAAAGAAAAGCAGCGCGCCAAAAGCGAAAAATGCGAAATAGGTCAAAATGGTCTGCTGCACGCGCCCGACACTGCTCTGCACGGAGATGCCCACGAAATCGACCCCGGCGATGGAGTTCTCCTCCTTGCCGAACCCACGGCCCCCGTAAAGGGTCAACAGTTCGGGCGGAGCGTCCTCGGGGCGGCCATGGCAATACATGCATCCGTCCTCGAAACGCACGGAGCGCACCTTCAGGAAATATTTTTCCCCGTCCATGGTCTTGTAGCCCTGCCACAGCTCCTGTTCGGGATTGGCCCGGAAATAGCGGATCAGCTCCCGTTCATGCTTGTTGGCTTCATAGGCGGGGTTGCGCGCGTCGATGGCCACACGGCGATAGATGGTGCCGCCGCGATCGTCGTTGATCGGGGACATGATGGTCCGCGAGATGTAGGAGGAGGACATGGCCTCGATGACAAACGAGGCCGGCAGACGCTCGTACATCGCCGGGCGGAGGACATCGCGCACGTAGTGCTGAATGGAATCGACGTGGGCGAAGATGAGCATGGCCTTGTCCCGGACTTCCTCTTCCAGCACATTTTTCATGTGCAGGTAAAAGCCGATGGAGAAGACAATGCCCAAAAAAATGGAAGCAACCAAAAGTCCGGACACAAATTTTGTCTGTATTTTTGATGGCTTGAGGATATGCATGGGCTCGCCTGGAGATGATGCTTCCCGTGATCGGGAAAAAAGATGCGCTGTGGACAGTGATTCTCCCGGCGTGGACTCCCCGGGAAATCAGACCAATAAAGATGCCGCGTCGCAAGCGGCGCGAGTCGATCATTCAACACTCGAAAAGAAACGAAAAATATCGGGCCTGGCGGATGAAACGCGGGCCGCTTTGATGCTATTTTTCTTCCAGGGCGAAGCGCAGGTAGGTTTCTCCCTCCTTCACCTGCTCCACATCCGTGTAATAATACCGGCTCGGATCGATGCCGTTCTTATCCAAGTACCCGGACATGCGCTCCAAAATGCCGCAGGAGTGGGTCAGCAGAGGGAGAAACAAATACACAAAAGCCAGAGCCACACCCAGGCCCAGAGTGAAATTCCTCAAC
This DNA window, taken from Desulfomicrobium sp. ZS1, encodes the following:
- a CDS encoding DUF3365 domain-containing protein produces the protein MHILKPSKIQTKFVSGLLVASIFLGIVFSIGFYLHMKNVLEEEVRDKAMLIFAHVDSIQHYVRDVLRPAMYERLPASFVIEAMSSSYISRTIMSPINDDRGGTIYRRVAIDARNPAYEANKHERELIRYFRANPEQELWQGYKTMDGEKYFLKVRSVRFEDGCMYCHGRPEDAPPELLTLYGGRGFGKEENSIAGVDFVGISVQSSVGRVQQTILTYFAFFAFGALLFFSATNFLFRVLVVNNLKRLNSVFRRNVVDAEGSELLHRLEQGDEIEELVDGMEQMGNHLFEVRRQLQDYAENLRKMVDERTEALSHEAEARQADVHLFVRLLEDMRRSGSRSELWSLALPQICTRFGARSIAYVCTMVTRNYYVWPESSPSPELPENMVEVLTGSACLQSGARIFVPVESSTGNAEGILCLYWDTEAEAARHDQRVLTALGRQLGTAAENLTAIDSLLRQMNVLETIVEGITDPLALMDANCAVLTVNQAARQLTSELTEGERTDGNMLAIFFDPQSQPCPMVEAIRRGTPDLREVELPAGRSFSLSMYPVRSSDGQTDRVVVYVRETTMEKRMRSQVWHSEKMATVGKLTAGLAHEINNPLGVILCYAGLLRQTISDPQQASDLNIIERHTRQAQRVLQELLNFARPKAAGSGTADACSVAASVSEVFSVQAAKKRARLTVDHPAKPLLVRMGIGELEQVLSNLVINALDAVGEGDGEIVVRVAPMDGRVAIVVEDNGPGVSAADAPHIFDPFYSTKAIGAGTGLGLAVVYGMARDVGGEVRVEHSDLGGARFVVLLPSVINPESDTTQLRKE